A region from the Nostoc sp. HK-01 genome encodes:
- a CDS encoding Photosystem II reaction centre protein PsbD/D2, whose translation MTIAVGRAPSRRGWFDVLDDWLKRDRFVFVGWSGILLFPCAFLALGGWLTGTTFVTSWYTHGLASSYLEGCNFLTVAVSTPADSMGHSLLLLWGPEAQGDFTRWCQLGGLWPFVALHGAFGLIGFMLRQFEIARLVGIRPYNALAFSAPIAVFVSVFLMYPLGQSSWFFAPSFGVAAIFRFLLFLQGFHNWTLNPFHMMGVAGVLGGALLCAIHGATVENTLFEDGEAANTFRAFNPTQSEETYSMVTANRFWSQIFGIAFSNKRWLHFFMLFVPVTGLWMSAVGIVGLALNLRAYDFVSQELRAAEDPEFETFYTKNILLNEGIRAWMAPQDQPHEQFIFPEEVLPRGNAL comes from the coding sequence ATGACCATCGCAGTAGGACGGGCCCCCAGTAGAAGAGGGTGGTTTGACGTACTAGACGACTGGTTAAAGCGCGATCGCTTCGTATTCGTAGGTTGGTCAGGAATATTATTATTCCCCTGCGCCTTCCTAGCACTAGGCGGTTGGCTAACCGGTACAACCTTCGTCACCTCGTGGTACACCCACGGATTAGCATCATCATACCTAGAAGGCTGCAACTTCCTGACAGTAGCAGTATCAACACCAGCAGACAGCATGGGACACTCCCTATTGCTGTTGTGGGGGCCAGAAGCGCAAGGCGACTTCACCCGTTGGTGTCAATTAGGAGGATTATGGCCATTCGTAGCGCTACACGGAGCCTTTGGACTAATCGGCTTCATGTTGCGGCAATTTGAAATTGCGCGGTTAGTCGGCATCCGACCATACAACGCCCTAGCATTCTCAGCACCAATCGCGGTATTCGTCAGCGTCTTCCTGATGTACCCCTTGGGACAATCGTCTTGGTTCTTTGCACCCAGCTTTGGCGTAGCCGCAATCTTCCGGTTCTTGTTATTCTTGCAAGGGTTCCACAACTGGACACTCAACCCCTTCCACATGATGGGAGTAGCAGGTGTACTCGGTGGAGCGCTGTTGTGCGCCATTCACGGTGCCACAGTCGAAAACACCTTGTTTGAAGACGGTGAAGCCGCCAACACCTTCCGCGCCTTCAACCCCACCCAATCAGAAGAAACCTACTCAATGGTGACAGCAAACCGATTCTGGTCACAGATATTCGGGATTGCCTTCTCCAACAAACGCTGGTTGCACTTCTTCATGTTGTTTGTACCAGTGACAGGTTTGTGGATGAGCGCCGTTGGCATTGTCGGTTTAGCACTCAACCTGCGGGCTTATGACTTCGTCTCCCAAGAATTGCGGGCAGCCGAAGACCCAGAATTTGAAACTTTCTATACCAAAAACATTTTGCTGAACGAGGGTATCCGCGCTTGGATGGCTCCTCAAGATCAGCCCCACGAACAATTTATATTCCCTGAAGAGGTATTACCTCGTGGTAATGCTCTCTAA